ACGGCAACATGGCGATCGTGTCGGCGATCTCCGCGCTCTACTTCGTCGTTCCGGCGATCGTCGGCGTCCTCTACTTCGACGCCCAACTGGCGACGACGAACGTCCTCGGACTGGGGCTCGCGGTCGTCGCGGTCGTTCTCGTCGCGGCCTGACGCGGTCGTCGCGGGCGCGAGTCGCACAATTTCGTCTCCCGTCGGTCACCCCAGCCAGTTACAGCAGCCGGCGACACTCGCCCAGCGGCGGGAACCACAGCGGCTCGCCGCTCGAGTCGTCCCAGACGGCGGGGTGGAACCGGTCGGCGTCGGCGACCAGCGGCGACTGGAAGTCGCGGGCGCGCATCCCGTTGACGGTTGCACCGGCCGCCAGCGTCGTGAACGCGGGGCAGACGATGACGTCCGCACCCTCGTAGACGTCGGGGCCGTAGAGGAAGCAGGGCAGCTTTCGGCCGTCGACGGAGAGGGCGGGATGGTCGTGGCCGATGATATACCGCGACGCCTCCGTCTCGGGGCGTTCGTGGCCGTGACAGACGACCGTCTCGCCGTCCGCGAGGCGGTACTCGGGGGCCCGTTCGCCGTCGAAGGCCGACTCGAGCATCGCGTCGTGGTTGCCGGGCGTGACGACGAGGTCGGCGCCGGCGTCGGCGACGCAGTCCTCGAGGGCCTCGAGGTCGCGCTCGACGCCTCGCGGGAGCCGCCCGAAGGAGTGGAGCAGATCGCCGGCGACGACGACCGTCGCGGGGTCGGTGCGCTCGAGGAGAGACGCGAGACGGTCGCGAACGTCGCCGCCGTCGTCGATCGGCGCGTCGACGCTCGAGTCGGCGGCGCGGCCGAGGTGGACGTCGGCGACGACGAGCGCGTCGGCTGCGGGGACGGAGAGGGCGCGTTCGACCGGCGAAACGGGGAGGTCGACGTCGGGCACTGGAGGCGTTATCGGTCCCGGTCGTGATCAGCCTGTTCCCCGTCGGGACCGCCGTCCGTTCGGGCGGGGGTCCCCTCCGGCGCTAACGCTTCGAAGAGGTCGTACTCGGTGCCCGTGAGGACGAACAGGGCCTCCTCGAGGGGCCGCAGGATCTCGGGGAGGATCTTGACGACGAGGTAGGTGATCCCGACGAGGGCGACGATCGACAGCGACTGGGCGATGTAGTTGTGCGCGACGAGGAAGGAGACGCGGCTGGCCTCGGCGCCCATGTAGGTCGTCATGAACGAGACGAGCCAGTCCTGCTGGAACCAGCCCCACGGCGAGGCGAGGCCGATGAAGACGTTGCGCACGAGGTTGAGGAACCAGATCACGCCGACGGCCAGCGCGAAGGCGGTGACCTTGCGCTTCAGCGGCGCCGTGACGGCGGCGATCAGCCCGCCGAAGATGGCCATGCTCCCGATCCCGGTACAGGCGAGGACGATGTAGGTCGTCCGGCCGGTCACGGTCTCGTTTGGATCGAAGCCGAACTTGCTCACGTAGCCGTTGCTGCCCTCGATCAGGCCGGGGCTGTAGCCGAGCAGTTCCATCCCGAAGTGGGTCTGGGCCGCGGTCGTCTCGATCAGCCACGTCTTGACGAACGGGATCGTCTCGACCGGCAGGTAGATCAGC
This portion of the Haloterrigena gelatinilytica genome encodes:
- the artA gene encoding archaeosortase A, which gives rise to MPFATAATGAASVVGYDLVGSATLSPVLAAAEGTTPSSGLLAWAAIGAFLAALLLASQGYREPARYLGAGAWIAFGVFWVTMVPYYYGEAQSPLKTILGLLALPLCLYTGYLLWAGRDSLLILTKAVACMGLIYLPVETIPFVKTWLIETTAAQTHFGMELLGYSPGLIEGSNGYVSKFGFDPNETVTGRTTYIVLACTGIGSMAIFGGLIAAVTAPLKRKVTAFALAVGVIWFLNLVRNVFIGLASPWGWFQQDWLVSFMTTYMGAEASRVSFLVAHNYIAQSLSIVALVGITYLVVKILPEILRPLEEALFVLTGTEYDLFEALAPEGTPARTDGGPDGEQADHDRDR
- a CDS encoding metallophosphoesterase — protein: MPDVDLPVSPVERALSVPAADALVVADVHLGRAADSSVDAPIDDGGDVRDRLASLLERTDPATVVVAGDLLHSFGRLPRGVERDLEALEDCVADAGADLVVTPGNHDAMLESAFDGERAPEYRLADGETVVCHGHERPETEASRYIIGHDHPALSVDGRKLPCFLYGPDVYEGADVIVCPAFTTLAAGATVNGMRARDFQSPLVADADRFHPAVWDDSSGEPLWFPPLGECRRLL